ACCGTCGCCCACGGCCGCCGGCCGTGCGGGGGCTCACACCCGGATCACTTGCGCTCACTTGTCACAATGTTAACATTACGACAAGAGCCAGGCCACCGGAAGGGACCACCACGAAAATGACCGTCCTCGACTCACCCATCCCCCGCTTCCACCTCGCCATGCCCGTCGACGACCTGGCCGCCGCCCGCACCTTCTACGGCGACGTGCTCGGCCTGGCCCAGGGCCGCAGCGCCGAGACGTGGATCGACTGGAACCTGCGCGGCCACCAGTTCGTCACCCACCTCGCGCCGGCGCGGCCCGAGCGGATCCACAACCCGGTCGACGGACACGACGTGCCCGTCCCCCACTTCGGCCTGATCCTCACCGTGCCGCAGTTCCAGGAACTGGCCGACCGGCTGCGCGCCGCGAACACCGAGTTCGTCATCGAGCCCTACGTCCGCTTCGAGGGGCAAACCGGCGAACAGTGGACGATGTTCCTGCTCGACCCGGCCGGCAATGCCCTGGAGTTCAAGGCCTTCGCCGACGACTCCCAGGTCTTCGCCGCCTGAACACCCCAGGAGAACAATCATGAACGTGTTCGTCATCGGAGCCGCCGGAGGCATCGGAAACCGCCTCGCCCGGCTCCTCACCGCCCGCGGCGACACCGTCACCGGCATGCATCGCAACCCCGCTCAGGCGGAAACCGTGCGCGACACCGGCGCCCGCCCGCTCAGCGGCGATCTCATCGAGGACACCGTGGACCAGCTCGCGGAGAAGATCAGCGGCCACGACGCCGTCGTGTTCTCCGCCGGCGCCCACGGAACCGGCATGGACAAGACCACGCTGATCGACGGCCACGGCCTCGAAAAAGCCGCCACCGCGGCCGCGCAGGCCGGAGTATCCCGGTTCGTCCTCGTCTCCGTGTTCCCGGACGCGTTGCGCGGCAACGACACCAGCGAGGGCTTCGAGCACTACGTCAAGGTCAAGAAGACCGCCGAGGTGTTCCTGACCCACACCGACCTGGACTGGATCATCGTCCGCCCCGGCACCCTCCTCGACGAACCCGGCACCGGTCGCGTCACCGCCGGACCCGCCATCGAATACGGCGACATCCACCGAGACGACGTCGCCGCATTCATCGATGCAGCCCTGCACGAGCCCGCTCTCCGGCGGGTCATCGTCGAAGTCACCGCCGGAGACACCCCGATCGCCGAGGCTATCGACCGGTTGGCTACTGCGCGAACAGCGCGTTGACCTGCTGATTCGCCGCCTTGAGCGAGTCCGGCTCGGCGGTGAGGCTCATGATCGCGTCCATCGCCGGGTTCATCACCGCCTGCAGCTCGGTCCAGTGCTGCGCCACCGGGGCCAGGTGCGTACTGTTCTCGTCGATCGGCACCTGGAATGACGCTGTGTCGATGCCCTGCTTGGCGAAGGCGTCCTTCGAGACCTGTGCCGAGGACTCCACCGCGGGGAAGGCGACCCCTTCGGCCGCGGTCAGGTCCTGGCAGGCTTTGGAGCCAAGGAACGCCACCAGTTTCTTGGCTTCGTCAGGGTGCCGGGTTCCGGCCGCGATGTTGTCCGCGAGCCCGTTGAACATCGAAGCGCGCTGACCGTTCGGGCCGGCCGGCACCGGGGCGATCGTCGTCTTCACGCCCTTCATCTGGAAATAGGTCTTCGTGTTCCAGCTGCCCTCGGTGACCATCGCGTACTTGCCCGCGCCGTAGTTGTCGGGCTGGCGCCCCACCTTGCCGCCGCCGGCCACCTGGAGCGTCGGCAGGTACCCCTTCTTCGCCAAGGACTGGAACCACCCGATCGTCTCGAGGAACTTCGGATCGCCGTAGTTCCACCGGGTGCCCCACGGGTTCTTGTCGGAGTGGGTCCAGCCGTCACTGAAGGCGTACTGGCTCCATTCCGTCTGCCCGAACCCCCCGCCGGAAGCGTTGAGGCCCAGGCCGTACACCGCGACGTTCGCCTTGTCGAAGCCGGGCTGGTCGCCGCGGACGCCCTTCTTGTCGACCGTCAGGTGCGCGATCGTCTTCTCGAACGTCCCACCGTCCCGCGGATTCCAGGCCATCGTATTCAACTGCTGGGCCGTGATCCCGGCGTCGTCGAGCATCTTCTGGTTCGCAAAGACCGCGACGGTGTCGTAGTCCTTCGGAAGGCCGTAGCGCTTGCCGTCTTGGCCGACCCACAGGTCGGCCAGGCCCTTGCGGTAGCTCGACAGGTCCACCTGCTTCGACTCGACGACGTCGTCGATGGGCATGATCTGGTTCTGGCTCGCCAGCTCCGGGTAGTGGTTCAGGTGCGAGACGAACACATCCGGGCCTTCACCGGACACCAGACCCGCGGTGAGCGTGGTCCAGTAGTCGTCCCACCCGTACTGGGTGATCTTGACCCCGATGCCCGGGTTCGCTTTGCTGAAGGCATCCGCGCACTTCTGGTACCCGGGCTGCTGCGCCGAATCCCAGATCCAGTAGTTCAGGGTGACGTCTCCGGAGCTGCCCGCCGTGCTCGAGCAGCCGGCCAGGACCAGGGCGCTCGCCGCGGCGGCGGCGACGAACCGGCTTCGTTGCCACTTCATCGGGGGTTCCTTTCCGCCGGGCTACTTCAGCCCGGTCGAGCCGATCGAGCTGATGACGCGTCTGCCGAGCAGGGCGAAGAGCACGAGGATGGGAAGGGCGGAGACCAGGGTCGCCGCCATGAGGCCGGCCCAGTCCGGATTTCCCTGGGGCGTCTGGGACCGGAACACGCCGAGCGCGACCGTGAGCACGCGCACGTCGTCGGCCTTGCCGACCAGCAGCGGCCAGAAGTAGTCGTTCCAGGAGGTGATGTACGTGAGAATGGCCAATGTGGACAGTGGGGCGGAGCTCATCGGGAGGATGAGCCGGAAGAAGATGCGGGGGCGGCCCGCGCCGTCGAGGATCGCGGCTTCTTCGAGCTCCCGCGGGATCGCGAGGAAGAACTGGCGCAGGAAGAACACCGCGAACGGCGCCATCAGCAGCGTCGGCAGGACGATGCCGAGGAAGGTGTTCAACAGCCCCAGGTCCCGCATGAGGACGAAGTTCGGCAGGATGGTGAAGATCGGCGGCACCATCATGGCGGAGAGGAAGAGGAAGAACACGGCATTGCGCCCCGGCCACCGCAACCGGGCGAACGCGTAGGCCGCCATGGCGCTGAAGAACGTCTGGAACACCGTGGTGGAGGTCGCGACGATCACGGAGTTGCGGAGGTAGAGCCAGAAGTGCAGCGAAGCACCCGAGCCGCCGTCGGCTCGGGCCTCGGCGGGTGTGGCCAGCCCGAGGACCCGTTTCCAGCCGCCCAGGCTGAAGTCGGCCGGGAGCAGGTTGCCGCTGTTGGCCGCCAGGGCGCCGTTGCTCGAGAACGACGTCCGCAGCATCCAGTAGAAGGGGAACAACGTCACCAGCAGGACCAGGCCGAGGACGGCCCACGCGATCGTCCGGCCGATCCCGCGCGGCCTGCGCACCGGCGTCGACGCGTCGGGGGCCGCGACGGAAGCCCGCGGCAGCACCGTGGTCATGGCTCGCTCCTCACGCCAGGTCCGACTGGCCGGCCCGGGTGAGCCGCAGTTGCAGGAGGCTCACCACGGCGAGGACGACGAACAGCACGACCGACACGGCCGAGGCGTAGCCGAACTTGAACCGGCCGAAGGCGAGTTCGTAGATGTAGTAGTAGAGGACGCGGGTCGAGTTGACCGGACCGCCCTGGGTGGTGACGGCGACGGTGTCGAACGTCTGGAACGAGCCGACCACACTGACGACGAGGACCAGTGCCAGCACCGGGCGCAGCAGCGGGAGCGTGACGCGCCAGAACATCTTCGCCTCGGTTGCCCCGTCGATCGCCGCGGCCTCGTAAACGGTCTTGGGGATCGTCTGCAGCCCGGCGAAGATGAGCAGGGCGGTGTAGCCCAGGTGCCGCCAGACGTTGACCAGCGCAATCGTCGGGATGGCCAGCGCCTGGTCGCCGAAGAACGCCATCCGCGACAGGCCCAGCCAGTCCAGTACCTGGTTCCCGATGCCGAGCTGGTAGTCGAGGATCCAGAACCAGACGAGGGCGACGATCACGTTCGCCACCAGGTACGGCGTGAGGATCAAGCCACGGATCACCATGGACCGCGTCAGCCGGTGCATGAGCACCGCGATCCCCAGCGCGAGGACGGTCTGCACGCCGATGTTGATCACGACGTACTCGAGGGTGACCCACAGGGCGTTCCAGAAGACCGGGTCGGCGGCGAGCTGCCGGTAGTTGCCGGCCCCGACGAACTTCCCGGGCTGGAAAACGCTGAAGTCGGTGAAACTGTAGAAGAGCCCGCGCGCCGCGGGGACGAGGGTGAAGGCGAGCAGGCCCACCGCGGCGGGCGCGACGAACAGCCAGGCGGCGCGCGTTTCCCGGGCCGGCAGGAACTTCACCTCCGCCTCCTCAGTGCTCGGCGATCACGTGGATCAGCTGCAGCTGTTCCGGCTGCAGCGCGGGTGCCTGGAAGCCGGCCGTGGCCAGTGCGGCGCCGGACAACGTCAGCGGCCGGTCCGCCCAGCCCGGGAACGCGGGCAGCCCGTGCCGTCGCGGCCGCTCGACGGCGGACAGGAACCGCACGGTGTACCGGGTTCCGGCGTCCAGCATGGGCAGCCGGACGCGTCCGGGCGGGGCCCAGGCGCCGGTCTGCAGGGCGACGAACGCGAAGAGCGCTTCGGCGCGATCCTGGGCGACGACGCCGTGGAGCCAGTGCGCCGGGTCCGGGTGATCGCCGCGGACGACGGTGCCACTGTGCAGGAGCGGCCGGAACTGCTTGTGCAGCGCGATCCAGGCCGTGAGTTCGGCGAGTTCGGTCTCGCTCGCCGACGTCAGGTCCCACTCCATGCCGAAGTGACCGAAGAACGCAGTGCCGGCGCGGAAGTCGAGGGTGTGCGTGCGGCCGGTGGTGTGCGCCGTCGGCGCGCCGACGTGCGAGCCGAGCATTTCCGGGGGTAGGAGCAAACCGGTCCAGCGCTGGATGTGCTGCCGCTCGAGCGCGTCCAGGCAGTCGCTGGCCCAGATCCGTTCCGTCCGGGCGAGGATCTCGAGATCGGCGCGCCCACCGCCCGACGAACAGGACTCGATCTCGAGGCCCGGGTGCTTCGCGCGGAGCTCGTCCAGCAGCCGGTAGAGTGCTCGGGTCTGGTCGTGCACTCCGGCCGTGCCGCTCGCGGTGTGCCCGGCGTCGACAAGATCGCGGTTGTGGTCCCACTTGAGGTAGCCGACGCCGTTCTCGGTGACCAGTGCGTCCAGGCGTTCCAGCACGTAGGCATAGGCGTCCGGCCGGGAGATGTCCAGCACCTGCTGGTGCCGCGCCTCCGGCGGGAGCCGCGCGTCCGGCCGGAGGATCCATTCCGGGTGCGTGCGGGCGAGGTCGGAGTCCGGGTTGATCATCTCGGGTTCGACCCAGAGCCCGAACTGCATGCCGAGCGAGCGGACGTGGTCGGCGATCGGGCGCAGGCCGTCCGGCCACACCTGTTCGTCGACGAACCAGTCACCCAACCCCGCGTTGTCGGCCCGGCGGCCGCGGAACCAGCCGTCGTCGAGTGTGAACCGTTCCGCGCCGACCTGCGCGGCCAGCTCAGCGAGCTCGCGCAGTTTCGCCGGATCGTGGTCGAAGTAGACCGCCTCCCAGGTGTTGAGGGCGATCGGCCGCGGTGAACCGGGGTGCTCGAGCCGGCTCCGCAGGTCCGCGTGGAACCGCCCCGACAGAGCGTCCATGCCATCGCCGTGGGAACCCAGCAGCGTTGGACAGGCGTAGGACTCGCCCGGAGAGAGGATCATCTCGCCGGGAAGCAGGATCTCGCCGCCGGCGAGGATCGCGGTGCCCGCGGCGTCGCGCTCGGCGTAGGTGGTGTGGTTCCCGCTCCAGGCCGTGTGCACGCCCCAGACCTCGCCGCGGCGGAAGCCGAAGCCGGGCTCACCGGCGAGCATGAGCAGGGTCGCGTCGAGGCCGGTCCGGCCGCGGCGTCCGCTGCGCACGTAGGAGCCCAACGTGAACGGATGCCGTTGTGGGGCGCGCTCCCGCAGGTGCCGCCCGGAGAAGTCGAGCAGTTCGAGTGCGGTCGTCGGGACCGGCAGGTTGAGGGTCAGCGCGTCGAGGCCGTAGGCGTCCTCACCGATGTTCGTCACCGTCGCGCCCAGCCGCACCACCCCCGACGGCGAGAGCGCCACGCGCAGCTCGAGAGCCAGTCCGGCGGCAGCGTCCTGCGCGGCCGTGATCAGGGTGCCGTCCGCCGTCAGGTCCACCGCGGTCTTCGTGAACAGCGGGGAGAACGCGCGACCGGCGCGGCTGCCGGCGATGCCGGGTGTTCCCGACCAGCCGGTGGCTGCTTCGGCCAGGACGCCGACGGGGAGCGGGTCGTCGATGCTGTTGGAGACGACCGGCGGCCGGGCCGCGCGCACCAAGTCCCCCAGCTCGGCTTCGGTGGGCTGTCCGAGATCGGCGCCCCAGTACACGATGCGAGGCAGGCGGTCGCCGGTCGCGTCGAGCAGGAGGCTGGTGCCGGCGGCCGCCAGGTGGACCACGCCGGGACCCGCCGGTTCGTCGTTGCCTTCGGTGAACGTCATCGTCAGCACGCAGTTAGTTTCATCACAACACTAACGTGTGTCAAGGAGGCGATTTCGGCCTCATCTCCCCGCGACTTTGTTTCAGAAGTGACATAACGAGCCACTCCGGCGGGTAGGCTCGGCCGGTGAGTTCCGGAACCCGCGAAGGCCGGGCACAGACGGCAGCCCCCTGGCCACAGCTGCCCGAGGCCGCCCGTCAGGTGCTCCTCGAGGTGCTCGTCCACGGTCCCATCTCGCGCGCCGAGATCGCCGCGCGATTGCAGGTGTCGCGGCCGACACTGAGCCGGATCACGCGACAGCTCTTCGATGACGGCCTGCTGGCCGAAGGCGGGACGCAGCTGCGTTCGACGACCGGGCGCCCTTCGGAGCTGCTGCACGTCAACGGCGCCGCTCGGCACTTCTTCGGCGTGAAACTGACCGGCGACCACCTCTACGCCGTGGTCACCGACCTCAACGCCGAGGTGGTGGCGTCGGTCAACACTCCCCTGCGCTCGGCGGACGTCACCGAGGTCGTCGGCCAGATCGCCGAAGTCGCCTCGGCGCTGCGGACCACGTTCCCGGACCTGACCGCCGCGGGCGTGACGCTGGCCGGCACGGTGCGCGCGGGGTCGGTGCACGGATCCGCGTATCTGCACTGGTCCAATGTCCCGCTGGCCGACCTCGTCGCCGAGGCGACCGGCCTCCCCACCGCGGTGGACAACGACGTCCAGGCACTGACCGCCGCGGAGCACTGGTTCGGCGCCGGTGCCGGGCTGCGGGCCCTGGTCCTCGTCACGATCGGCGTCGGCATCGGTTGCGGCCTGGTGCTCAACGGCGAACTCGTCGAGGGCGCGCACGGCACCGCGGGGCGGGCCGCTCACCTCGTCGTCGACCAGTCCGGACCGGTGTGCGACCTCGGGCACCGCGGCTGCGCCGCCAGCTACCTCCTGAACGAGTCGATCGTGCGGGCACTCGGCGCCGCGGACTACGCCGACGCCGTCGCGCAGGCCCGGGCGGGCGAGCCCGCGGCGCGGCGGGTGTTCGGCGATGCCGGTTTCGCACTCGGCATCATCATCGGCACGGTCGCGAACCTCGTCGACCCGCAGAAGGTCGTGCCGACCGGCGACGGGTTGCCGCTGTACGAGGTGGCCGCCGATCGGGTGCGGGAAGGTATCGAGAAGTCCTACGAACCGGATCCCGCGCAGCTCGACCTCGACGTGCAGGCCTTCGACTTCGGCGAATGGGCGCGTTCCGGTGCCGCACTGGCCATCCGCGCCGCGCTCACCGGCCGCACCGTCACCGCCGGCTGATGCTTTACAACTCGATCGCGTGCAGCTAACGTCTTCCCCGCCTGAGAGCGCTTCCAAGTCGACCGTCCACAGTGGCCGGTCGATCGCCCTCAGGAGGTATCGTGCACAGATTCCTCGGCTACTGCGCACTTGTGCTCACCGCGCTGGTCGCCGTTCTCACCGTCCCCACGGCCGCGGCCGCCGCGGCGCCCGTGCGCATCATGGCGCTCGGCGATTCGATCACCGGCTCGCCGGGCTGCTGGCGCGCACTGCTCTGGCGGCACCTGCAGAGCACCGGACACACGAACACCGACTTCGTCGGAACGCTGCCGGCCCCTGGCTGCGGGTTCGCATACGACGGCGAAAACGAAGGCCACGGTGGCTACCTGGCCACCGGCATCGCCAACAACAACCAACTGCCCGGCTGGCTCGGCGCGACCCGGCCGGACATCGTGCTCATGCACCTCGGCACCAACGACATCTGGAGCAACATCGGCACCACGACGATCCTCGACGCCTACAGCCGCCTGCTCGGCCAGATGCGAGCGAGCAATCCCGCGATGAAGGTCCTCGTCGCGAAAATCCTCCCGATGAACCCGGCCAACTGTGCCGCCTGCGGCCGGCGCGTCGTCGATCTCGACAACGCCATCCCCGGCTGGGCCCAGGCACATTCGACGGCCGCATCCCCGATCACGGTCGTCGACCAGTGGACCGGGTTCAGCACCTCCGCCGACACCGTCGACGGCGTGCACCCGAACAGCACCACCGGAATCCAGAAGATGGAAAGCCGGTGGTATCCGGCGCTGACCGCGGCCCTGGGCGGTGGCAGCACGCCGACCGGCGCCACCGTGGTGGGCGGCCAATCCGGGCGGTGCCTCGACGTCACCGGTGCCGGCACGGCCAACGGGACCAAGCTCCAGCTCTGGGACTGCAACGGCCAGTCCAACCAGGCGTGGACGTTCGGCTCGGCCGGCGAGATCAGGGGCGGGAGCGGCCGCTGCCTCGACGCCGCCGGGCAAGGCACGTCACCGGGCACCGCGGTGGACATCTGGGACTGCACCGGCCAGGCCAACCAGCAGTGGACGCTCAACGCCGACGGCTCGATCACCGGACGGCAGTCCGGTCTCTGCCTCGACGCCAGTGGCCAGCAGACGGCCAACGGAACTCCGGTGGCGCTCTGGACCTGCAACGGGCAGGCGAACCAGCGCTGGTCCCGGCGCTGAGAAGATCGCACGCGGACCGGGCCCGCCCGGTCCGCGTGTCGTCGGGAGGTCAGCGCCGGCGCACCGGCCCGGTGCTCCCCCGGACCGCGAACACCGGAGTCGAGGCGCACGTGTCGACAGCTTTCTCACCGTCGATCTTCCGCCGCAGCACGGACACCGCCAGCGCACCGAACTCGGCGATCGGCCGTTGCACCGCGGACAACGCCGGGCGGACCAGCCGGCAGAGTACCGAGTCGTCCCACGCGACGATGGACAGGTCCGCCGGGACCCGGAGACCGAGCCCCTGCGCGGCCACCAGGCCACCCACCGCCATGACGTCGTTGTCGAACACCAGCGCGGTCGGGGGCCGCTTCGACTTCAGGACGCGGCGGGCCGTGTCCGCGCCGCCTTCCTCGCTGTAGTCGGCGTGAACCGTGCGCGCGTCCGCCAGGCCGAGGTGGCATGCCGCGGCCGCGAACGCATCCGTTCGGGTCCGTGTTTGCAGGAACGTCTCGGGACCGGCGACGCGGACCACGGACCGGTGGCCGAGGGCGGCCAGGTATTCGAGCACCCCCCGCATCGTCTGCCGGTCGTTCATCCACACCGAAGGCACGTCCAGCCGGTCCAGCGGACCGCCGAGCGCGACGGCGGGCAAGCCGATCGCGGCAAGCTCGTCCGGCCGGGTGTCGCCGATCCGGAGGTCGAGCAGGAAGACTCCGCCCACGGCCTGCTCGCGGTGCCAGCGCCGGTGGATTTCGAGCTCGGCGGAAGAGTTCGGCGCGGTCTGCATCAGCAGCGACACCGATCCCGGGGCCAGCTCTCGCTGGATCCCGGACATGAGGGCGCCGAAGAACGGCTCCCCGGCGAGCCCGGTCGCCGACCGGTTGACCACCATCCCCAGCGCCCGGGACCGGCGAACGTGGCGATGGGTTCCGCCGCCCGGCGTCCAGCCGAGCTGCCGGGCGATCTCGACGACCCGGTTGCGCGTCGCCTCGGAGACCCCACGGCGGCCGTTGAGCGCATAGGAGACGGCCCCTTGCGACACCCCGGCGTGCGCGGCGATTTCCCTGATGGTCGGACGCTTCATCACACCTCCGGACAAACCGGTTCAGCCGCAGGCCACCCCGCAGTCGCAAATCTTCGCGAATTCGACGAGACCCGCCCCGGACGGAAGAATCCGTCCGGGGCGAGAGCCGGTCACTTCAGATTGGGAACTTCGTCCCTCGTGACCACGTACGAACTGTTGTACGTCTTCTGCAGCTGGCTGATCGAGTTGTGCGAGGTGTTGGTCAGCCAGTCGGTGTGCCAGGTGTTGAACATGACCCACCGCGTGTTCGACGACTGCAGCTGGTCCGGGTCGGGGATCGGGCCGTTCTCGTGCAGCGCGATCGGGATCGTGCCACCGACGATGTTCCTGGTGGCGTTGAACAGGCCGGTCTGCGGTCCGTAGTCACCGGCGTAGGTGTCCGAACCGGCGATGTCGACGAAGGACTTTCCCGGGTAGAACGACGAGCTCGGCTGACCGTTGAACGGCAGCAGCCAGACCAGGTTGTCGAGCCCCTTGGTGGTGGTGAAGTAGTTGTACTCGAACTGCCACAGCCGCTTGTACTGGGAACCGCCTTCCTTGCTCCACCAGAACCAGGTGCCCCCGGCTTCGTGGAACGGGCGCCACAGCACGGGAACTCCGGCGTTCTCCATGATCTGCAGCTGGGCGGCGGCCTTGTCCAGCCGCTGGGTGAACGAGGCGTACTCGGCCGTTCCCGGCGTGAGCACCGCGTTGATCGACACGGCCATCTGACTGCCCTCGTAGGTGTCCGGCTTCGTCGGCGCACCCATGTGGTAGCCCACCATCGGGATGCCACCCGCGTTCCACCAGGACACGCCGCGGCCGCCGACGCCGTCCTGTTCGATGTCCATGCCGCGGATCGCCGGGTACTTGCCCGTGCGGTCGTGGATGTAGTTCATCTCGTACTCGGAGCCGGCCACCCAGGTGGACTCCTCCTGCCCCGAGATGATGTGGTTGCCGTACTGGCTGTAGAAGTAGCAGAGCAGCTTCTTCGCCTGGGCCGTCGCGCGCGGGTTGACGGGACTGGCCGAGCAGGTGCCGCCGGGCGGGTTCGATCCGCCACTGACAGTCCATCGCTGGTTGGCCTGGCCGTGGCAGCCCCAGAGCTGGACCGTCGTGCCGTTCGCGGTCGCCGCGGCGTTCACATCGGCGCACAATCCCGACTGGGCGCCGTAGATGCTGCCGTCGGAACGCAGGGTGAACTTCTGTTTCGCCGCACCGGTGCAGGCCTGGATCTGCAGCTTCGTGCCCGCCGCGGTCTGGCCGGCGTCCAGGCACATCGAACCGCCGAACACGCGCAGTTCACCCGCGTCGGTGACGGTCCACTGCTGGTTGGCCTGACCGTTGCAGTCCCAGATCTGGATCCCGGTGCCGGCGGTCTGCACGTTGCCGGTCACGTCGAGGCAGCGGGCGGACGCCGCGCTGACGAGCGCTCCGGTCTGGGCCGCCGACGCGGTACCGCCGGTGGCGAGCAACGGGACGGCGAGAGCCGACGCTGCCAAGGCCCGGGCGGCTCTCCTCCCCCAGTGGCCCGGCCGGCTTCGTGCCTGTGGCGAACTTCGAGGGAACGACATCGCATCTCCTTTGACCGCGATGAAGGCCGGCCCGCCTCGCAGGGGGCACGGCATGAAGGGATAACAGCGTCTGAGAGCGCTTCCAATCAGAAATTCTAACAACCAAACCTGGCGCGGGAAACCCTGCGCAAATAAGTTCGCGCGGGAAACTTAAGACGTTTAGCTCGGCACGCGAACAGAATCGCGCAGCACAAAACAAGGAGTTGTCGACAGGTCGCGCCGGCAAATGCGCCGCCTCGAATAGCGAGCCTCAGACAGGCGACGCGGTACTGGCGCGCAGCACACACTTCGCCGCAGGTGACCAGCGTTCGGTGACCGGGCCGCCGTCGACCAGTTCCAGCACCGATTCGGCAACCGAGACGCCGTACTGGTGCACGTCGACGCTCATCGTGGTCAGCGAGGGCGTGGCCAGGCGGCACAGGGTCGAGTCGTCCCAGGCGATGATGCTCAGCTGGTCCGGAACCCGGACCCCGAGCGCCTTGGCGGCGCCGAGTCCCGCCAGCGCCATCACGTCGTTGTCGTAGAGGATGGCGGTGGGCGGCTCAGCGCCGGAAAGCAGCTCGGTGGTGCGTTTCGCTCCGGACTCCTCGGAGTAGTCGCCCTCGGCGATGAGCGGCTCGATGCCCACCCCACGACAGCCGGCGACGAGCTCGTCGGTCCGGGCCCGGGTGTGCAGCAGCTGCTCGGGTCCGGTCACCCGCGCGATGCGCCGGTGGCCGAGGTCGAGGAGGACCTGCAGGGCTTCCCGGACCGGTCCGGCGTTGTCGGTGCGCACGGCGGGGAAGCCGTGATTGTCGGCAGGCTCGCCGACCAGGACCGCCGGCATGTCCAGCGACCGCAGCAGGGCCGGCCGGGGGTCGTCGTCGACCAGGTTGACCACGACGGTCGCCTCGACCATCCGCTGCGCGGCCCACCGCCGATACGCCGCCAGCTCCGCGTCCTGTGTGGACACCACGTGCAGCAGCAGCGACAGCTCCCAGTCGGCGAGGTGCTGC
This window of the Amycolatopsis balhimycina FH 1894 genome carries:
- a CDS encoding VOC family protein, encoding MTVLDSPIPRFHLAMPVDDLAAARTFYGDVLGLAQGRSAETWIDWNLRGHQFVTHLAPARPERIHNPVDGHDVPVPHFGLILTVPQFQELADRLRAANTEFVIEPYVRFEGQTGEQWTMFLLDPAGNALEFKAFADDSQVFAA
- a CDS encoding NAD(P)H-binding protein, with protein sequence MNVFVIGAAGGIGNRLARLLTARGDTVTGMHRNPAQAETVRDTGARPLSGDLIEDTVDQLAEKISGHDAVVFSAGAHGTGMDKTTLIDGHGLEKAATAAAQAGVSRFVLVSVFPDALRGNDTSEGFEHYVKVKKTAEVFLTHTDLDWIIVRPGTLLDEPGTGRVTAGPAIEYGDIHRDDVAAFIDAALHEPALRRVIVEVTAGDTPIAEAIDRLATARTAR
- a CDS encoding ABC transporter substrate-binding protein, producing MKWQRSRFVAAAAASALVLAGCSSTAGSSGDVTLNYWIWDSAQQPGYQKCADAFSKANPGIGVKITQYGWDDYWTTLTAGLVSGEGPDVFVSHLNHYPELASQNQIMPIDDVVESKQVDLSSYRKGLADLWVGQDGKRYGLPKDYDTVAVFANQKMLDDAGITAQQLNTMAWNPRDGGTFEKTIAHLTVDKKGVRGDQPGFDKANVAVYGLGLNASGGGFGQTEWSQYAFSDGWTHSDKNPWGTRWNYGDPKFLETIGWFQSLAKKGYLPTLQVAGGGKVGRQPDNYGAGKYAMVTEGSWNTKTYFQMKGVKTTIAPVPAGPNGQRASMFNGLADNIAAGTRHPDEAKKLVAFLGSKACQDLTAAEGVAFPAVESSAQVSKDAFAKQGIDTASFQVPIDENSTHLAPVAQHWTELQAVMNPAMDAIMSLTAEPDSLKAANQQVNALFAQ
- a CDS encoding carbohydrate ABC transporter permease; the protein is MTTVLPRASVAAPDASTPVRRPRGIGRTIAWAVLGLVLLVTLFPFYWMLRTSFSSNGALAANSGNLLPADFSLGGWKRVLGLATPAEARADGGSGASLHFWLYLRNSVIVATSTTVFQTFFSAMAAYAFARLRWPGRNAVFFLFLSAMMVPPIFTILPNFVLMRDLGLLNTFLGIVLPTLLMAPFAVFFLRQFFLAIPRELEEAAILDGAGRPRIFFRLILPMSSAPLSTLAILTYITSWNDYFWPLLVGKADDVRVLTVALGVFRSQTPQGNPDWAGLMAATLVSALPILVLFALLGRRVISSIGSTGLK
- a CDS encoding carbohydrate ABC transporter permease, which encodes MKFLPARETRAAWLFVAPAAVGLLAFTLVPAARGLFYSFTDFSVFQPGKFVGAGNYRQLAADPVFWNALWVTLEYVVINIGVQTVLALGIAVLMHRLTRSMVIRGLILTPYLVANVIVALVWFWILDYQLGIGNQVLDWLGLSRMAFFGDQALAIPTIALVNVWRHLGYTALLIFAGLQTIPKTVYEAAAIDGATEAKMFWRVTLPLLRPVLALVLVVSVVGSFQTFDTVAVTTQGGPVNSTRVLYYYIYELAFGRFKFGYASAVSVVLFVVLAVVSLLQLRLTRAGQSDLA
- a CDS encoding alpha-galactosidase, whose product is MTFTEGNDEPAGPGVVHLAAAGTSLLLDATGDRLPRIVYWGADLGQPTEAELGDLVRAARPPVVSNSIDDPLPVGVLAEAATGWSGTPGIAGSRAGRAFSPLFTKTAVDLTADGTLITAAQDAAAGLALELRVALSPSGVVRLGATVTNIGEDAYGLDALTLNLPVPTTALELLDFSGRHLRERAPQRHPFTLGSYVRSGRRGRTGLDATLLMLAGEPGFGFRRGEVWGVHTAWSGNHTTYAERDAAGTAILAGGEILLPGEMILSPGESYACPTLLGSHGDGMDALSGRFHADLRSRLEHPGSPRPIALNTWEAVYFDHDPAKLRELAELAAQVGAERFTLDDGWFRGRRADNAGLGDWFVDEQVWPDGLRPIADHVRSLGMQFGLWVEPEMINPDSDLARTHPEWILRPDARLPPEARHQQVLDISRPDAYAYVLERLDALVTENGVGYLKWDHNRDLVDAGHTASGTAGVHDQTRALYRLLDELRAKHPGLEIESCSSGGGRADLEILARTERIWASDCLDALERQHIQRWTGLLLPPEMLGSHVGAPTAHTTGRTHTLDFRAGTAFFGHFGMEWDLTSASETELAELTAWIALHKQFRPLLHSGTVVRGDHPDPAHWLHGVVAQDRAEALFAFVALQTGAWAPPGRVRLPMLDAGTRYTVRFLSAVERPRRHGLPAFPGWADRPLTLSGAALATAGFQAPALQPEQLQLIHVIAEH
- a CDS encoding ROK family transcriptional regulator; translated protein: MSSGTREGRAQTAAPWPQLPEAARQVLLEVLVHGPISRAEIAARLQVSRPTLSRITRQLFDDGLLAEGGTQLRSTTGRPSELLHVNGAARHFFGVKLTGDHLYAVVTDLNAEVVASVNTPLRSADVTEVVGQIAEVASALRTTFPDLTAAGVTLAGTVRAGSVHGSAYLHWSNVPLADLVAEATGLPTAVDNDVQALTAAEHWFGAGAGLRALVLVTIGVGIGCGLVLNGELVEGAHGTAGRAAHLVVDQSGPVCDLGHRGCAASYLLNESIVRALGAADYADAVAQARAGEPAARRVFGDAGFALGIIIGTVANLVDPQKVVPTGDGLPLYEVAADRVREGIEKSYEPDPAQLDLDVQAFDFGEWARSGAALAIRAALTGRTVTAG
- a CDS encoding SGNH/GDSL hydrolase family protein, which encodes MHRFLGYCALVLTALVAVLTVPTAAAAAAPVRIMALGDSITGSPGCWRALLWRHLQSTGHTNTDFVGTLPAPGCGFAYDGENEGHGGYLATGIANNNQLPGWLGATRPDIVLMHLGTNDIWSNIGTTTILDAYSRLLGQMRASNPAMKVLVAKILPMNPANCAACGRRVVDLDNAIPGWAQAHSTAASPITVVDQWTGFSTSADTVDGVHPNSTTGIQKMESRWYPALTAALGGGSTPTGATVVGGQSGRCLDVTGAGTANGTKLQLWDCNGQSNQAWTFGSAGEIRGGSGRCLDAAGQGTSPGTAVDIWDCTGQANQQWTLNADGSITGRQSGLCLDASGQQTANGTPVALWTCNGQANQRWSRR